A stretch of Acidimicrobiales bacterium DNA encodes these proteins:
- the nuoH gene encoding NADH-quinone oxidoreductase subunit NuoH, whose product MILGLDPMFLDGVDGGDVGWVLVKVVVAFVFLLVAVMLNIWFLRKVIADFQNRIGPSVAGPWGILQSLADGIKLFMKEDLVPEKSDRFVFKLAPYLSLVPAFLVFAIVPLGGNFNESRTLADGSTESGLFQWGDNPTFLQVADPPVGILFFLAMSSLAIYGIMLAGWGSGSKYPLLGSVRATAQMISYEAALGLAIAAVVLISGSLSTHDIVAQQAGDGWLGFVPRWNLITTAFVPFIIFLIAGTAELNHPPFDLVEAEQELVGGFHTEYSSIRFALFFLAEFMNQITMSAIAVTLFLGGPAGPVLFGPEWPWGIVWFFAKTMVFLWALVWVRATLPRFRYDQLMDLGWKLLIPVSLAWFILLAGLQVGEDRGWDSQQEILFIVGLFAACAVLAGLLMAAVRTARLERLEREGADHG is encoded by the coding sequence ATGATCCTCGGGCTCGATCCCATGTTCCTCGACGGTGTCGACGGTGGCGACGTCGGTTGGGTCTTGGTCAAGGTCGTCGTCGCGTTCGTCTTCCTGCTCGTGGCGGTGATGCTGAACATCTGGTTCCTCCGCAAGGTCATCGCGGACTTCCAGAACCGCATCGGTCCGAGCGTGGCGGGTCCGTGGGGCATCCTCCAGAGCCTCGCCGACGGCATCAAGCTCTTCATGAAGGAGGACCTCGTCCCGGAGAAGTCGGACCGGTTCGTCTTCAAGCTCGCGCCGTACCTCTCGCTCGTCCCCGCGTTCCTCGTCTTCGCGATCGTGCCCCTGGGCGGCAACTTCAACGAGAGCCGCACGCTGGCCGACGGCTCGACCGAGAGCGGCCTGTTCCAGTGGGGCGACAACCCGACCTTCCTCCAGGTGGCCGATCCGCCGGTCGGCATCCTCTTCTTCCTCGCGATGTCGTCGCTCGCGATCTACGGCATCATGCTCGCCGGATGGGGTTCGGGCTCGAAGTACCCCCTGCTCGGATCGGTGCGGGCGACCGCCCAGATGATCTCCTACGAGGCGGCACTCGGTCTCGCGATCGCCGCTGTCGTCCTCATCAGCGGATCGCTGTCGACCCACGACATCGTCGCTCAGCAGGCCGGCGACGGTTGGCTCGGGTTCGTCCCCCGGTGGAACCTGATCACCACCGCGTTCGTCCCCTTCATCATCTTCCTCATCGCCGGCACGGCCGAGTTGAACCATCCGCCGTTCGACCTCGTCGAAGCCGAGCAGGAGCTCGTCGGTGGCTTCCACACCGAGTACTCGTCGATCCGCTTCGCCCTGTTCTTCCTCGCGGAGTTCATGAACCAGATCACGATGTCGGCCATCGCCGTCACCCTCTTCCTCGGTGGCCCGGCCGGACCGGTGCTCTTCGGCCCCGAGTGGCCCTGGGGCATCGTGTGGTTCTTCGCCAAGACGATGGTGTTCCTGTGGGCCCTCGTGTGGGTCCGGGCCACGCTGCCCCGCTTCCGCTACGACCAGCTCATGGATCTCGGCTGGAAGCTGCTCATCCCCGTCTCGCTCGCGTGGTTCATCCTGCTCGCCGGTCTCCAGGTGGGCGAGGACCGCGGCTGGGACTCGCAGCAGGAGATCCTCTTCATCGTCGGCCTCTTCGCCGCCTGCGCGGTGCTGGCCGGTCTGTTGATGGCCGCCGTGCGCACCGCGCGCCTCGAGCGCCTCGAACGGGAAGGAGCCGACCATGGCTGA
- the nuoG gene encoding NADH-quinone oxidoreductase subunit NuoG, translated as MTDTQENVSTVAVTIDGVEIQANPGELLIDAAERHGTYIPRFCHHSRMNPVGMCRMCLVEVDTGRGPALQPSCMAPVSDGMTVQTETETVKKAQDGVLEFLLINHPLDCPVCDKGGECPLQDQTMAYGPGESRFVEEKRHYEKPIAISDTVYLDRERCILCDRCTRFADEVAGDTLIHFMDRGNNTQVNTFPDEPFASYFSGNTVQICPVGALTAKPYRFKARPWDLQETISTAWTDSVGSRITVQSSRNQVLRLLGVDADAVNWGWLSDKERFSFEALNAEARFVAPMHRDGVTGDLVTTGWAGAMSAVVDALTDVDPNRVAVLGGARMTNEAQYAWAKLMKGVVGTDHVDAQLGDGLPAELVLGLPRATINDACRPGGTIILVGSDPKEELGALYLRLRHAVVEDGATLIELTPQRGGLSGIAAHSLHARPGEVGVLAEALVAARSGAAADAAGVSADAIAAAAGAIDGPVTVVLGRGSVAESADATVAAAHALNGLADVSFLSALRRGNIHGALDNGLSPGLLPGRTTLAAGATRFADAWSSVPSSVGHDAAGILAAAKDGGIDVLLLLGADPINDFPDHELAAAGLAGAGIVISVDMLPSDSTTRFADVVLAAAAPTESSGTFTNLEGRVSVMEQKVTPAGTSRPDWMIAAELALRLGADLGVDSPASIRAELAAVSAVHGDLTADALDEGRIEGVLIAGSGDIALPAPAADGGPANDAYSLRLVTTRRMYDDGVALRHSPASAGLARSIQIRLNPVDFDKIGVERGTVVKLESERGHLLAPVEPDAGVPAGTAAVPFSVDGWSANSMIDGAATVTDVRVERP; from the coding sequence GTGACCGACACCCAGGAGAACGTGAGCACCGTCGCCGTGACCATCGACGGCGTCGAGATCCAGGCGAACCCCGGCGAGCTGCTGATCGACGCGGCCGAACGCCACGGCACCTACATCCCCCGCTTCTGCCATCACTCCCGCATGAACCCGGTGGGCATGTGTCGGATGTGTCTCGTCGAGGTCGACACGGGTCGCGGTCCGGCGCTCCAGCCGAGCTGCATGGCCCCGGTGAGCGACGGCATGACGGTGCAGACCGAGACGGAGACGGTGAAGAAGGCGCAGGACGGCGTCCTCGAGTTCCTCCTGATCAACCATCCGCTGGACTGTCCGGTCTGCGACAAGGGCGGCGAGTGTCCGCTCCAGGACCAGACGATGGCCTACGGCCCCGGCGAATCGCGTTTCGTCGAGGAGAAGCGCCACTACGAAAAGCCCATCGCGATCAGCGACACCGTGTACCTCGACCGCGAGCGCTGCATCCTCTGTGACCGCTGCACCCGCTTCGCCGACGAGGTCGCAGGCGACACGCTGATCCACTTCATGGATCGCGGGAACAACACCCAGGTCAACACCTTCCCCGACGAACCGTTCGCCTCCTACTTCTCCGGCAACACCGTGCAGATCTGCCCGGTCGGCGCCCTCACGGCCAAGCCCTACCGCTTCAAGGCGCGTCCGTGGGACCTCCAGGAGACCATCTCGACCGCGTGGACCGACTCGGTCGGCTCGCGCATCACCGTCCAGTCCTCGCGCAACCAGGTGCTGCGGCTCCTCGGTGTCGACGCCGATGCCGTGAACTGGGGCTGGCTGTCGGACAAGGAGCGTTTCAGCTTCGAGGCGCTGAACGCCGAGGCGCGTTTCGTCGCTCCGATGCACCGTGACGGCGTCACGGGCGACCTCGTCACCACCGGTTGGGCCGGCGCGATGAGCGCGGTCGTCGACGCGCTCACCGATGTCGACCCGAACCGCGTCGCCGTCCTCGGCGGCGCCCGCATGACCAACGAGGCCCAGTACGCGTGGGCCAAGCTGATGAAGGGCGTCGTCGGCACGGATCATGTCGACGCCCAGCTCGGTGACGGCCTCCCGGCCGAGCTCGTGCTCGGTCTGCCCCGCGCCACGATCAACGACGCCTGCCGCCCGGGCGGCACGATCATCCTCGTCGGGTCGGACCCGAAGGAGGAGCTCGGTGCCCTCTACCTCCGGCTGCGCCACGCGGTCGTCGAGGACGGCGCCACGCTCATCGAGCTCACGCCGCAACGCGGCGGGCTCTCCGGTATCGCCGCCCATTCGCTCCACGCCCGGCCGGGCGAGGTCGGCGTGCTGGCGGAGGCGCTCGTCGCCGCCCGATCGGGCGCGGCGGCCGATGCCGCCGGCGTGTCCGCCGACGCGATCGCTGCGGCCGCCGGGGCGATCGACGGTCCCGTCACCGTCGTGCTCGGCCGGGGATCTGTTGCCGAGTCGGCCGACGCCACCGTGGCTGCCGCCCACGCGCTCAACGGACTCGCCGACGTGTCGTTCCTGTCCGCCCTGCGCCGCGGCAACATCCACGGAGCGCTCGACAACGGCCTCTCCCCAGGGCTCCTCCCCGGCCGCACCACGCTCGCCGCCGGGGCGACCCGCTTCGCCGATGCCTGGTCGTCCGTGCCGTCCTCGGTCGGTCACGACGCCGCCGGCATCCTGGCCGCCGCCAAGGACGGCGGGATCGACGTGCTCCTGTTGCTCGGGGCCGACCCGATCAACGACTTCCCCGACCACGAACTCGCGGCGGCCGGTCTCGCCGGGGCCGGCATCGTGATCTCGGTCGACATGCTGCCGAGCGACTCCACCACCCGCTTCGCGGACGTCGTGCTCGCCGCCGCCGCCCCGACGGAATCGAGCGGCACGTTCACCAATCTCGAAGGTCGGGTGAGCGTGATGGAGCAGAAGGTCACTCCGGCCGGCACGTCCCGCCCGGACTGGATGATCGCGGCCGAGCTCGCGCTGCGGCTCGGCGCCGATCTGGGTGTCGACTCGCCGGCGTCGATCCGAGCCGAACTCGCGGCCGTGTCCGCCGTCCACGGCGACCTCACCGCCGATGCCCTCGACGAAGGGCGGATCGAAGGCGTGCTGATCGCCGGCTCGGGAGACATCGCGCTGCCCGCCCCGGCGGCGGACGGTGGTCCCGCGAACGACGCCTACTCGCTGCGCCTCGTCACCACCCGGCGCATGTACGACGACGGGGTGGCGTTGCGTCACAGCCCGGCCAGCGCCGGGCTCGCCCGTTCGATCCAGATCCGCCTCAACCCGGTCGACTTCGACAAGATCGGCGTCGAGCGGGGCACGGTCGTGAAGCTCGAGTCCGAGCGCGGCCACCTGCTGGCCCCGGTCGAGCCGGACGCCGGCGTGCCGGCCGGCACCGCCGCGGTGCCGTTCTCCGTCGACGGCTGGTCCGCCAACTCGATGATCGACGGGGCGGCCACCGTCACCGACGTGCGGGTGGAACGGCCATGA
- the nuoF gene encoding NADH-quinone oxidoreductase subunit NuoF: MPTHAYIPHAPGYVDNDGPKIVTSRFPHEDSYTLERYEATGGYDGLRAALAKKPSEVHDDVREATVLGRGGAGFPAGVKWGFMPPGKFPYYLVVNGDESEPGTYKDRLLMERDPHQLIEGCLITCYALGLAQCFLYVRGEMALAQERIAQALNDAYEKGLVGKNILGTHFSVDITLTWGAGAYIVGEETALIESLEGNRGMPRLKPPYFPAAIGLYGQPTIVNNVETLSNLPWLMVNGPSQYKTYGSADSPGTRMIAVSGHVNRPGVYEIEQGVTTFRELFYGDNFCQGIRDGHELKMFVPGGGSAPWFFPEQLDLPLEARPVGAAGSMLGSGAIMVMDETTDAVKAALRLVRFYARESCGKCTPCREGTTWEERVLQRILDGEGRPSDIDMLLDIADNISPGPYPNAADPSQGLEAVPFPPKQTTICPLGPSSVAPITSTIRRFRHEYEAKITKRDSIPVAAAPVEAGS, from the coding sequence GTGCCGACCCACGCCTACATCCCCCACGCTCCCGGCTATGTCGACAACGACGGGCCGAAGATCGTCACCTCCCGCTTCCCCCACGAGGACAGCTACACCCTCGAACGCTACGAGGCGACCGGGGGCTACGACGGCCTACGCGCCGCCCTCGCCAAGAAGCCGTCCGAGGTCCACGACGACGTCCGTGAGGCAACCGTGCTCGGTCGCGGCGGCGCCGGCTTCCCGGCCGGGGTCAAGTGGGGGTTCATGCCCCCCGGCAAGTTCCCGTACTACCTCGTGGTGAACGGCGACGAGTCCGAGCCGGGCACCTACAAGGATCGTCTCCTCATGGAGCGAGACCCGCATCAGCTGATCGAGGGTTGTCTCATCACCTGCTACGCGCTGGGTCTGGCTCAGTGCTTCCTCTACGTCCGCGGCGAGATGGCGCTCGCCCAGGAACGAATCGCCCAGGCGCTCAACGACGCCTACGAGAAGGGTCTCGTCGGCAAGAACATCCTCGGCACCCACTTCTCCGTCGACATCACCCTCACCTGGGGCGCGGGCGCCTACATCGTCGGCGAGGAGACCGCACTCATCGAGTCGCTCGAGGGCAACCGGGGCATGCCCCGCCTCAAGCCGCCCTACTTCCCGGCAGCCATCGGGCTCTACGGCCAGCCGACGATCGTGAACAATGTCGAGACCCTCAGCAATCTCCCGTGGCTGATGGTCAACGGCCCGAGCCAGTACAAGACCTACGGCTCCGCCGACTCGCCCGGCACCCGCATGATCGCGGTGTCCGGCCATGTGAACCGGCCCGGGGTCTACGAGATCGAGCAGGGGGTCACCACCTTCCGCGAGCTGTTCTACGGCGACAACTTCTGCCAGGGCATCCGCGACGGCCACGAGCTCAAGATGTTCGTGCCCGGCGGCGGATCGGCCCCGTGGTTCTTCCCCGAGCAGCTCGACCTGCCGCTCGAGGCCCGACCGGTCGGCGCGGCCGGCTCGATGCTCGGGTCCGGCGCCATCATGGTGATGGACGAGACCACCGACGCGGTCAAGGCCGCGCTGCGCCTGGTCCGCTTCTACGCCCGCGAGTCCTGCGGCAAGTGCACGCCGTGTCGGGAGGGCACCACCTGGGAGGAGCGGGTGCTCCAGCGCATCCTCGACGGTGAGGGTCGGCCCAGTGACATCGACATGCTGCTCGACATCGCCGACAACATCTCCCCGGGCCCGTATCCCAACGCCGCCGACCCGAGCCAGGGGCTCGAGGCCGTTCCCTTCCCGCCGAAGCAGACCACCATCTGCCCGCTGGGTCCGTCGTCGGTCGCCCCGATCACCTCGACCATCCGCCGCTTCCGCCACGAGTACGAGGCGAAGATCACCAAGCGCGACTCGATTCCGGTCGCGGCTGCTCCCGTGGAGGCCGGCTCGTGA
- a CDS encoding NAD(P)H-dependent oxidoreductase subunit E, whose protein sequence is MSRFSDANLAIATDIISRYPVKKSALIPLLHLAQEQDGYVTDDAMRHIAELTGTTPAEVKGTGSFYEMFKFHPVGTYMVNVCTNLSCQLLGGEELLDHAEKTLGVKAGGTTADGMFTLEDVECIAACTEAPCLQVNYRYKLRMSHDEFDQMIEDLRSGRADDIPAHGTLATIRQAIPAGKGAGIVPPEDAREAPVWLARNDSSEEG, encoded by the coding sequence ATGAGCCGCTTCTCCGACGCCAACCTCGCGATCGCCACCGACATCATCTCGCGCTACCCGGTGAAGAAGTCGGCGCTGATCCCCCTGTTGCATCTCGCCCAGGAGCAGGACGGCTACGTCACCGACGACGCCATGCGCCACATCGCCGAGCTGACCGGCACCACGCCGGCCGAGGTGAAGGGCACCGGCTCGTTCTACGAGATGTTCAAGTTCCACCCGGTCGGCACGTACATGGTCAACGTGTGCACCAACCTCTCCTGCCAGCTGCTCGGCGGTGAGGAGTTGCTCGACCACGCCGAGAAGACGCTCGGCGTGAAGGCCGGGGGAACGACCGCCGACGGCATGTTCACCCTCGAGGACGTGGAGTGCATCGCCGCCTGCACCGAGGCACCGTGTCTCCAGGTGAACTATCGCTACAAGCTGCGCATGAGCCACGACGAGTTCGATCAGATGATCGAGGACCTCCGGTCCGGTCGGGCCGACGACATCCCCGCCCACGGCACGCTCGCGACGATCCGCCAGGCGATCCCCGCCGGGAAGGGCGCCGGTATCGTGCCGCCCGAGGACGCCAGAGAAGCACCCGTGTGGCTGGCTCGGAACGATTCGTCGGAGGAGGGATAG
- a CDS encoding NADH-quinone oxidoreductase subunit D yields MTAERVLRRGDDSAVLRLSEAEAAEIGNDPNTPLDDERVLLNMGPSHPSTHGVLRLMLEMEGETVLRSKPVVGYLHTGMEKQAEQLTYLQGCTNVTRMDYASPLFSELAFSLATEKLLGIEVPERATWIRMLMCELNRMSSHLLFMATNGMDLGAVGMMIYGWREREEVLRFFEIVTGLRMNHNYIRPGGVAADLPDGWEDEVVRILDITAPRLDEYDVLMTGQPIWRDRLQGVGVLNSDEALALSATGPLLRSTGYAWDLRRHEPYLAYDEVEFDVIVGTYGDCYDRYAIRLNEIRESMRIVRQIVDKMPAGDYRVQDKKVTPPPRVRIDESMEALIHHFKIFTEGFQVPVGEAYACVESPRGELGVYIVSDGTATPYRMHVRGPSFINLQTMPHLMKDGLIADGVAIISSVDPIMGEVDR; encoded by the coding sequence GTGACTGCGGAACGGGTACTCCGGCGCGGTGACGACTCCGCGGTGCTGCGCCTCTCCGAGGCCGAGGCGGCGGAGATCGGCAACGACCCGAACACGCCGCTCGACGACGAACGCGTGCTGCTCAACATGGGTCCGTCGCATCCGTCGACCCATGGGGTGCTGCGTCTCATGCTCGAGATGGAGGGTGAGACCGTGCTGCGGTCCAAGCCCGTCGTCGGTTATCTCCACACCGGCATGGAGAAGCAGGCCGAGCAGCTCACCTATCTCCAGGGCTGCACCAACGTCACCCGCATGGACTACGCCTCGCCGCTGTTCAGCGAGCTCGCGTTCTCCCTCGCCACCGAGAAGCTCCTCGGCATCGAGGTGCCCGAGCGGGCCACGTGGATCCGGATGCTGATGTGCGAGCTCAACCGCATGTCGTCGCACCTGCTCTTCATGGCCACGAACGGCATGGATCTCGGCGCCGTCGGCATGATGATCTACGGCTGGCGTGAGCGTGAAGAGGTGCTGCGGTTCTTCGAGATCGTCACCGGTCTGCGGATGAACCACAACTACATCCGCCCCGGGGGCGTCGCCGCCGACCTGCCCGACGGGTGGGAGGACGAGGTGGTGCGCATCCTCGACATCACCGCCCCGCGCCTCGACGAGTACGACGTGCTCATGACCGGCCAGCCGATCTGGCGCGACCGGCTCCAGGGGGTCGGCGTGCTGAACAGCGACGAGGCGCTCGCCCTGTCCGCCACCGGTCCGCTCCTGCGGTCCACCGGCTACGCCTGGGACCTCCGCCGCCACGAGCCGTATCTCGCCTACGACGAGGTCGAGTTCGACGTGATCGTCGGCACCTACGGCGACTGCTATGACCGCTACGCGATCCGGCTCAACGAGATCCGCGAGTCGATGCGGATCGTGCGCCAGATCGTCGACAAGATGCCCGCCGGTGACTATCGGGTGCAGGACAAGAAGGTCACTCCGCCGCCCCGGGTCCGGATCGACGAGTCGATGGAAGCGCTCATCCACCACTTCAAGATCTTCACGGAGGGATTCCAGGTGCCGGTGGGGGAGGCCTACGCCTGCGTCGAGTCGCCCCGCGGTGAACTCGGCGTCTACATCGTGTCCGACGGCACCGCCACGCCGTACCGGATGCACGTGCGCGGGCCGTCGTTCATCAACCTCCAGACGATGCCGCACCTCATGAAGGACGGTCTGATCGCCGACGGCGTCGCGATCATCTCCTCGGTCGATCCGATCATGGGCGAGGTGGACCGATGA
- a CDS encoding NADH-quinone oxidoreductase subunit C, which produces MSDEETTADETADDETPAEAPAGRYGGVEGADGVLHTDVEGYLAVATAARADGFDQLIDLTAVDYLTFAAPRGLPAGHEAQRFEVVTALINHESGERIRIRVQVPGDEPIAPSLFDLWPGAEALEREVYDMFGIEFAEHPDMSRILMPEDWIGHPLRKDYAVGSIPVQFKAASNIR; this is translated from the coding sequence GTGAGCGACGAGGAAACCACGGCCGACGAGACGGCTGACGACGAGACGCCCGCGGAAGCGCCGGCGGGCCGCTACGGCGGGGTCGAGGGAGCCGACGGCGTGCTCCACACGGATGTCGAGGGCTATCTGGCGGTCGCAACGGCCGCTCGGGCGGACGGCTTCGATCAGCTGATCGACCTGACCGCCGTGGACTATCTCACCTTCGCCGCTCCCCGCGGCCTGCCCGCGGGTCACGAGGCGCAGCGCTTCGAGGTCGTCACCGCGCTGATCAACCACGAGTCCGGCGAGCGGATCCGGATCCGGGTCCAGGTGCCCGGCGACGAGCCGATCGCACCGTCGCTGTTCGACCTCTGGCCCGGCGCGGAGGCGCTCGAGCGCGAGGTCTATGACATGTTCGGCATCGAGTTCGCCGAGCACCCCGACATGAGCCGGATCCTCATGCCGGAGGACTGGATCGGTCACCCGCTCCGGAAGGACTATGCGGTCGGGAGCATCCCGGTGCAGTTCAAGGCTGCGAGCAATATTCGATGA
- a CDS encoding NADH-quinone oxidoreductase subunit B family protein, translated as MKLPILGDTTDIANDGLAGLEHNFITANVESLINWARRRSTWPATFGLACCALEMMATGAAHYDLARYGMETFRASPRQADLMIVAGRVSQKMAPILRQVYDQMMEPKWVISMGVCASSGGMFNNYAIVQGVDQVVPVDVYAPGCPPGPETLMHAIFTLHEKIENQEILKRRDENGGGAGIVIEQRDGQSAGLTIGS; from the coding sequence ATGAAGCTGCCGATCCTGGGTGACACCACCGACATCGCCAACGACGGACTCGCCGGTCTCGAGCACAACTTCATCACCGCGAACGTGGAGTCGCTCATCAACTGGGCGCGGCGCCGCAGCACCTGGCCGGCCACGTTCGGCCTCGCCTGCTGCGCGCTCGAGATGATGGCCACCGGCGCTGCCCACTATGACCTCGCCCGCTACGGCATGGAGACCTTCCGGGCCTCGCCCCGCCAGGCCGACCTCATGATCGTCGCCGGCCGGGTGAGCCAGAAGATGGCACCCATCCTGCGTCAGGTCTACGACCAGATGATGGAACCCAAGTGGGTCATCTCGATGGGTGTGTGTGCGTCGTCGGGCGGCATGTTCAACAACTACGCCATCGTGCAGGGCGTCGACCAGGTCGTCCCGGTCGACGTCTACGCCCCGGGCTGCCCGCCCGGTCCGGAGACGCTCATGCACGCGATCTTCACGCTGCACGAGAAGATCGAGAACCAGGAGATCCTCAAGCGACGGGACGAGAACGGCGGCGGTGCCGGCATCGTCATCGAACAGCGCGACGGCCAGAGCGCCGGCCTCACCATCGGGAGCTGA
- a CDS encoding NADH-quinone oxidoreductase subunit A, giving the protein MLGQYLPLLFLLILAALFAAGSFLVSGLFAPRNPTVAKREPYECGIVPTRETPERFPVRFFLVAMIFIVFDIEIIFFYPWAIAQGGLGLFGLVLIMVFSFAVFESFVYLIGNGALEWGPLKHVAPPTEMTSPERTFASTIRRVGLEDRGPRVDDDTDAPGEAA; this is encoded by the coding sequence GTGCTCGGCCAGTACCTCCCGCTCCTCTTCCTGCTGATCCTCGCGGCCCTTTTCGCGGCGGGATCGTTCCTCGTGTCGGGCCTCTTCGCGCCCCGCAACCCCACGGTCGCCAAGCGGGAGCCCTACGAGTGCGGCATCGTGCCGACCCGCGAGACCCCGGAACGGTTCCCGGTGCGGTTCTTCCTCGTGGCGATGATCTTCATCGTCTTCGACATCGAGATCATCTTCTTCTACCCGTGGGCGATCGCCCAGGGTGGTCTCGGCCTCTTCGGCCTGGTGCTGATCATGGTGTTCTCGTTCGCCGTGTTCGAGTCGTTCGTCTACCTGATCGGCAACGGCGCGCTCGAGTGGGGCCCGCTCAAGCACGTGGCGCCCCCGACGGAGATGACTTCGCCCGAGCGCACCTTCGCGTCCACCATCCGCCGGGTCGGGCTCGAGGATCGCGGTCCCCGCGTCGACGACGACACCGACGCTCCCGGTGAGGCGGCCTGA
- a CDS encoding cytochrome c, which yields MLLAASTQRTIGFAILAIVFIGGLVYLFFNIRAAKAEIGSEVELAANRAPALRDEDLEGRRLDLALAANLAMLTIIAIALPFYWLGEPGREEGRNKDIDRIFTNRGEDIYIEGAQCVSCHGAAGAGGSTSTALTTDDGGFIAQVVWKAPALNTVLSRFSEDEVLHTLNFGRNGVMPAWGAGGGGPLTDQQLEEVIYYLRSIQIDAETIASEVEAGVLQRAEEYVVDGTDDTGAFVYVSPALTEVREASAAQLEATLAVEALDIDCGDADLDEDETGLCDTLAAATDRFNEANAAAGEEIDALAVAFLAEAEGARVAAEMMALDDDDSLEGDALRWATLELLSDPDGGVPNVEAYWKYGEFLFTNPAANATYSCARCHTFGFSYDAAERYTLRANGTTESPLDEYVQGDGYFGPNLRGGSTTQQFETARTHAQFIESGQTIGVAYGRGGSGGNGQMPGFGSRVETDAVGPSIGTDDEFFYPATLTSDQIDAIVAFERTLP from the coding sequence ATGCTGCTCGCTGCATCCACACAACGAACCATTGGCTTCGCGATTCTCGCGATCGTCTTCATCGGTGGGCTCGTCTACCTCTTCTTCAACATCCGTGCGGCCAAGGCCGAGATCGGATCGGAGGTCGAGCTGGCCGCGAACCGCGCGCCCGCCCTGCGCGACGAGGACCTCGAGGGTCGTCGTCTCGACCTCGCGCTCGCCGCCAACCTGGCGATGCTCACGATCATCGCGATCGCGCTTCCCTTCTACTGGCTCGGTGAGCCGGGTCGCGAAGAGGGTCGCAACAAGGACATCGACCGGATCTTCACCAACCGGGGCGAGGACATCTACATCGAAGGTGCCCAGTGTGTCTCGTGCCACGGCGCGGCCGGTGCCGGTGGCTCCACCAGCACCGCCCTGACCACGGACGACGGTGGATTCATCGCCCAGGTCGTGTGGAAGGCCCCCGCGCTCAACACCGTGCTCTCGCGGTTCTCCGAGGACGAGGTCCTCCACACCCTGAACTTCGGCCGCAACGGCGTCATGCCCGCGTGGGGTGCCGGTGGTGGTGGCCCGCTCACGGACCAGCAGCTCGAAGAGGTCATCTACTACCTCCGCTCGATCCAGATCGACGCCGAGACCATCGCGAGCGAGGTCGAGGCGGGCGTGCTCCAGCGCGCCGAGGAGTATGTGGTCGACGGCACCGACGACACGGGTGCGTTCGTCTACGTCTCCCCGGCACTCACCGAGGTCCGCGAAGCATCGGCTGCCCAGCTCGAAGCGACGCTCGCGGTCGAAGCACTCGACATCGACTGTGGCGACGCCGATCTCGACGAGGACGAGACCGGCCTGTGCGACACCCTCGCGGCCGCAACCGACCGCTTCAACGAGGCCAACGCAGCGGCGGGCGAAGAGATCGACGCGCTGGCCGTCGCCTTCCTGGCCGAGGCCGAGGGGGCCCGCGTCGCGGCCGAGATGATGGCGCTCGACGACGACGACTCCCTCGAAGGTGATGCCCTGCGCTGGGCCACCCTCGAGCTCCTGTCCGATCCCGACGGCGGTGTGCCCAACGTCGAGGCCTACTGGAAGTACGGCGAGTTCCTCTTCACGAACCCGGCCGCCAACGCCACCTACAGCTGCGCCCGCTGCCACACGTTCGGCTTCAGCTACGACGCCGCGGAGCGCTACACGCTACGGGCCAACGGCACCACCGAGTCGCCGCTCGACGAATACGTCCAGGGCGACGGCTACTTCGGCCCGAACCTGCGCGGCGGGTCGACCACCCAGCAGTTCGAGACCGCCCGCACCCACGCCCAGTTCATCGAGTCCGGTCAGACCATCGGCGTCGCCTACGGCCGGGGCGGCTCCGGCGGCAACGGTCAGATGCCCGGCTTCGGTTCCCGAGTCGAGACCGACGCGGTCGGCCCGTCGATCGGCACCGACGACGAGTTCTTCTACCCGGCCACGCTCACCTCAGATCAGATCGACGCGATCGTCGCGTTCGAGAGGACCCTTCCGTAA